GAAGCAAAGAACATAGCTGACGAAGATGTGGAGACAAACAAAAAGCTCGGGAAGCATGGAGCAAAGCTGCTGGAAGACGGGGACACTGTGATGACACACTGCAATGCCGGAAGGCTGGCATGTGTAGATTGGGGTACCGCACTTGGGGTGATCCGTTCTGCGGTTGAAGCAGGCAAGGATATCAATGTCATTGCCTGTGAAACAAGACCCCTGAACCAGGGTGGCAGGATCACTACCTGGGAGCTTATGCAGGACAATATAGATGTGAGACTTATAAGTGATTCAATGTCAGGGCACGTCATGAGCAAGGGAATGGTTGATAAGGTCATAGTGGGTGCCGACAGGATCACAGGAGATGCGGTATTCAACAAGATAGGAACCTATACTCACTCGGTGCTCGCAAAAGAGCATGAGATCCCATTTTATGTGGCAGCCCCGATATCAACCTTCGATCCCGACAACTGGGAAGATACTGTTACCATCGAGCAGAGGGATGCAGATGAGCTACGCTTCTTTAAGGATGTGCAGATCGCCCCTGCGGACGTGAAAGTGTACAATCCGGCATTCGATGCCACACCCATGGAGAATGTGACCGCTGTTATCACAGAGAAAGGAGTATTTCATCCACCCTTCCTGCTTGACGAGGTCATTGTGTGAAGGCACAATCTTTTAAACGATTAAGTACATGAAGGGCAACAAATAATTAAGAAAACACCGATATATTAGTGATAATAAACTATACGGAGATAACATGGCAAAAAAGAAATCAGGCGGCAGCGGACTTATGTCATCCGCAGGTCTTATGCGTTATTATGAGGCCGACAAAAGAGCAATACACGTTGATCCGAAGACCGTTATCGTTTCAGGCATAGTGATAGGCCTGTCAATACTCGTATTGAGTTCTTACTTTGGAATGTGGCCTCTTCCCTGAGAGTCCATTTCATATCTTTTCTGATACTTCGCACCTTGATTTAGTATATAAATTGTAAAACGTGGAAGTTTATTGCCCACGTATTTCTTTAATCTTAGAAGATATCTTTCTGGACAGAACAGTCTTAGGAGCAGTATCGTCTATAAGAACCCTGCCACTGGATTCCCACCAGGATTTTGGGTAGGCTTTATCGGCTTCTATTTCCGGGTTGAGTCCCAGTTTTTCAGCCGCAAGATTAATTTCCTTGACTGTCGGCTCTTTAATGGATGTCTTTCGTGAGATTATGCGCCCCTTGCTTCTTGACTTGTTTCTGTCAATATATGCAGGCCAGATAACGAGTTTTCCCTTTTCCTTCATCAACATGGAGCATAGATTGGAATTCATTCAATTTAAATTTGCTTGGGAAAATCAGTTTAGATCCGGGAACGATAAATCTTAAGTATATAAAGTACTGCTTTAGACCCATGATAGATACTCCAAGAGAGATTGAAGTCGAAAAAGCAGTAGAGAATTTCATAAAAGATGCCGGGAGGGACTTCAGAGTGTGTACAACCTGCGGAGGACCTGTTATTTACCCTATTGAGTACAGCACTCCGAAGGACACGGATCTCATAATTGAGATAGGAGGCAATACGCTATATGTATCAAAGGTCCAGGCAAGATATCTGAGAAAGATAGAAATGAGGATGCTTGAAAGATACCTGATGTATCTTGAGAGAAAATCTAATAATCCTCATCCAGGGACTCATTGATCCTGCGCAGGACATCAGCGATCAGCAACTGGACCTCGGTGGCATGTTCCTCGGGAATCTCACTGCCTTCGGTGTCCATTAATTGTTTAATATCCTTGACCATTTTGTGAATGAGATTCAACATTTCTTCCTGTGTTATCAGCCCGGCATAGTAGGCGTAGAAGAATGTTGTTCCGCTGCGCTGAACTTTTTTCTTGAAGGATGCACGTGCGTTGGAAACCTCCTGCCGGGTATAGGTCTCGTCCATGAAGGGTACGAGTTCCGGAAGTTTTTCACCTATCCATGTCATTTCAGACTGGTTGGACAGGTTCTTGAAGTCCGCACATAATCTTGCGGTCACCCATTCACGCCCAGTAAGATGAGTTGTTTGTTTTAGAAAGCGGGTGACGTCAGAATAACTCTTGTTGTCCATCTTTTTGAATTTGCGATATTTGTTCATACTAAGCTTCCATATTGATGTCTTTAGTTGGTATTGCAGCCACTATACTACACAATAGAAGCAAATCCAAATATTTAATAATAGCGCAGCATTATCCTAAAGCGATGAAGATACTGATCCCTACAGATGGTTCGGCCTATGCCGAAAATGCTGCCCGGGTCGCAGCCAGGATCGCAAGAAAACACGACTATCATCTGATATTACTTCATGTAGTGGATGACAAAGGATTTACCAGAAAGACATGGCGCAAGGAGGGTGCTGAAAGCGTTCTTCAGGAACTCAGGGAAATCCTGCTTGAAGTGGGATGTGAGGAAGAGCGCATAGAGACAAAGACCGTTGACGGCAGCGCTCCCGAGAAAATAGTTGAGGTCGCAAAAGAACTCAATGTAGACAGGATCGTAATGGGAACGCAGGGAAAGAACGGAATTAAGAAACTGGTTGGTACGGTTACCGAAAAGGTCCTGCAGAGCTCTGAGGTGCTAGTGCTCGTGGTACCCCCAAGTTATAAACTACCCTGAAGAGTGCTTCATCTACTATACAGAACAGCATCTGACAGCGTTGCCCTGCCTTTTGCAACGTCCTCCATGGAAAACACTTCCATGTTGAAGATGCCTTTGTAACCCTTTATCTCTTTTAGCACATCATAATCGATGATTCCATCACCCGGTGCCATATGTTCGTCACCATCATAGTTTTCAGACCAGACACCCATATTGTCGTGCACATGCACATGTACTATGTAAGGAGCAAGTTTGCGGGCAAATTCACGCAGTTTTAACATGTCTCCTCCACAGGTCAGGTTGGCATGTCCGATATCAAGCGTTGCACCCAGATTATCGGAATTCACTTCTTCTATGGCCTTTATCTGCTCCCCTACTTCAGTACACAGATTTCCGGGATCTGTGCCTTCCTTATTTTCAAGACCCAGCATCACACCATAATCTGATGCCTTCTTTGCGAGTGATCTTAGGTTTTCGATCATTCCGGAAAAAGCCCTTTCATAGTTACCATTGATCCTGCCCGGATGCAGTACAACAGCTCCTGAGCCCAGACGTCCTGCAAGTTCTATGGATTCTTCCATGAGCCTGAAACTCCTCTTATCCATATCCGCAGAATCAACCACAACATCCTTCGGGTAGGTAGGCACATCTGCAAAATAGGGAGCATGGATCGAAGTGTGCAGATCCAGTGTGGACAGCTCATCAAGTATATTCTCCAGCAGGTCTTTCTGAAGTACCGAGTTCCTGTAAACACCAAGTTTTGGCATGTAAAGTTCTACTGACTGCACTTCGGATGCGATCTCCGGCAGACTTCCGGCAAAGGATGAGGCACCTAATATCATATACAAAAGTGAAACCAGTGCAATATAATATACTTTTGGTTTAGCCTCACCAAAATCTTTATCTGAACTAAAGCTTTCAAGCAATAAATGAAGCTTTACGTACCTCATGTGGGACATATGGAAGGGCTGGAGGATCTCCTGTCAGGGTCCCAGGACATTTATGCAGTATATATGGCCGGAACCCCTGATTATGTGGGAACCGGAAGGACGAACCTGAGCGCACCCGGGTTGGAGGAGATACAGGAGCAGACAGAATTTGCCCATGAGAAGGGCGTGAAAATGGAAATCGTGCTCAACAGCTCATGTATGGGCGGACAGCATCTGACACCCCAGGGATTCAATAAGGTCAAATGGTACTTTGACAGGCTCAATGATATCGGTATTGATTCCATAACAGTTGCCGAACCCTATTTTGTGGAAATGCTTGCAAAGGACTACGATATGGAAATTGTGGTATCGGTTCTCTCCTTTGTTGATTCACCCCAGAAGGCTGAATTCTATGAGGGTATGGGTGCCGATACGATCGTTGTGGACCCGGCGGTCAACAGGGACTTCTCAAAACTTGAGGCTATCAGAGAATCAGTATCATGTAATCTGAAACTGCTGGTCAACGAAGGTTGTCTGTACCAGTGTCCCTTCAGATATGCACATTTCAATTTCTTCTCCCATGCCAACGGACCCGGACCGAAACTGAACGTGCTTGACGATTACTATTATTATAAGTGCCTGTCACTCAGGATAAACGATCCCCAGCAATTGGTAAAATCACCCTGGATACGTCCCGAGGATATCAAAGAATACAAACATATCACAGACACATTCAAAATAGGCGGAAGGACCCATTTTCCAAACTGGATACTGAACAACGTCCAAGCATATATCCAGGAAAGTTATGATGGGAATCTGATGGACCTTCTTGACTGTCCTAAGGATATCAGAGATCTGTTCTACATACCTAACAAAGAGCTAGGAAATGCTCTCGAGCAATGGAAACGATGCGATAAGAACTGCTCTAAGTGCGGATACTGCAAAAGACTGATCGAGAAGATCGTACAGGTTTACTCAACGGACGGTACTGAGCAAACACTTCAGCCCCTGAAAAGTACAGGTGGAACAACATGAACCTAATAGAAAAAATCTCAAAGAACCGGAGTGTACTTGAAAACAGATTACGTGAACTGCTTGCAAAACCAGTCTTTCTCATAGAAGCAGATGCCTTTGCCCTTCCGTGCGGATGCCATGGAATGACGATAAACACCCGCGGACTGCAGGTTGACGACCTGGAGATCTTCGAAGAGCACATCACAAAATACTTTAAAGAAACATCCCTTGAACTGGAAGTCGAGCCATCATTCCTTTTTGCAAGGCTCATACCGGGCACTCCCGAACTGGCATCACTCAATTCACGTGTACTCTGCGACAGATGCTACATGGATTTTGCCAGGGGAAGCGGGAAGAAGCCCAGGCCGGACATATATATACTTAACCTTGTCCGCAGGGAATAATTTCTTCATTTTTCCGAAATAAAAATAATTGGATAAATATATTTATTTTTGCTTGCCCGATCTTATTAACTCACTTATAAATACCGTTTTTTAGCTGCATTCATTCGAAAGGTTTAATAAGTATTTAATATAATGCAAACCACCTGACGTTAGTCTACGCCATATCAATTATGATAAAAAACATCTAATTGAAAAGAAGTTATTATGATTTTGGCACGATTTACGCATAAATTAACAAAAAAAGGAGGAAATGTGAATGGAACCGCTCACAGGCATGGGCGTAATGGCACTGATCGGAGCAGCTGCAACTATTGCAGGCGCTTCTGAAGACCTCGAATCAGACGTAGGTTCTCAGAGTAACCCGAACTCACAGGTGCAATTAGCGCCCCAGATGATGTATCCACACAGGATATTCAATAAAGCCGTATCTGGCGAACCACCCTCAAATGCACTTATGTGTGCTATCGGTGGTACAACTGCTTCTGTTCTGATGAGCACCGGTGCATCTGTTGTTCTTGCATTAACAATTGGAGCTATTCTCGCAGCAGCAGTACACGGTACTTACTCAGTCTCATCTCATTTTGGCAGATCGGCAAGTCAGAAACGTTTCAAACAACCAATTTATCTAGATATTATAAGATCACACACTCCAGTTATAATGGGATATGCCTTTATCACAACGTTCAGTATACTTGTGGTATCATACCTCATGATAGCTGTTCTCGGACACCCGTTCCCACTGCCACTGTTGGCATTCATTTGGGGAATCACAGTTGGTGCAATAGGATCATCAACCGGTGATGTACACTATGGTGCAGAACGTGAATTCCAGAATGTAGAATTCGGATCCGGACTCAACGCTGCAAACTCAGGTAACATCGTGAGGAAAGGAGAATCCGGACTCAGGAACGGTATTGATAACTCATGGTTCTGTGCCAAGTTCGGAGGACCGGTTACAGGAATTGCCTTCGGTATGACGGTATTCCTTAGCGGATGGACCACCGTATTGTTTGATGAAACAAGAGGTGACGCATTCGGCTGGGCATCGGTCATTGCAGGAGCAATTATCGTGCTTATACTGATACTCTGGAACAGGAACATTGAGGTAGCTGCCCGCAAGGCATATGGACCTTATAAAGAAGATGAAGAAGCAGAGGTGGCAGCTTGATCGATATAGTTGGAATCTTAACAGCTAACTTTTTGAATATAATTCTTATAACGCTTGGCGGAGTACTTATTTCCTGGAGCGTTCACTTCGTCCCCGTCGGCGGTGCTCCCGCAGCTATGGCACAGGCAACCGGTATCGGAACCGGTACTGTACAGCTTGCAGCCGGTGCAGGTCTCACAGGACTTGTTACCGCCGGTGCAATGATGAATGTCACTGACAACCTTGCTCTCGTTCTTGCAGCAGGTGCTGTAGGTGCCATGATAATGATAGCCGTTACAATGATCGTAGGACAGTGGGTATACGTCTACGGTGTCGGTTGTCCACCTGCATCTGCAAAGGTCAAATACGACCCGATCACAAAAGACAGACAGGACCTCTATGTATCCCAGGGTACAGAAGGACACGCATTGCCAACAGTATCCTATGTAAGTGGTGTCATTGGTGGTGCACTCGGAGGACTTGGAGGAGCTTTGATATATGACTCACTTCTCACCATTGAGAACGGGCTCGCTGCTAGCGATCTTGTAGGAATTGCAAGCATCTTCGCAGTAGGTATTTTCTTTGTGAATGCTGTAATCCCATCATACAACATCGGCGGAACCATCGAAGGTTTCCATGACCCCAAGTTCAAGAAGTTCCCTAAAGCTGTAATTGCATCCCTTGTTGCAACATTCTTTGCTGCGATAATGGGAGTACTCGCAATAGGAGGTCTGTAATATGTCAGCAGGAGGAGCTGGTGGAGAAGCCCATGGCGGAATCCCCCAGAACAACATAATTGCCTTTGGCGCAGTTGGCGGACTTGTTTTAATATACGCAGCCTATTTCCTTGACAGCATGATACCAGGAGGATACATGTCCTTCCTCGGCGGCCTTGGTGCCATCTGTGGTATCGTATGGGGCGCCGCAGCGGTCAGAAGGGTTGCAAGCTACGGTCTTGGTACCGGTGTACCTTCTATTGGTATGCTGGCACTTGGAACTGGTGTTGTAGCAGCTACCTTCGGACTTGCAGTCGGTGGCATAGCAGGACCTGTTGTTGCAGTAATAGCTGCAGCCGTCATCGGATTGATCATTGGTGTCCTGGCAAACAAGGTACTCAATATGGGCATACCTATCATGGAACAGTCCATGACAGAGATAGCAACAGCCGGTACCATCACAATCATTGGTCTTAGCACTGCCATGGTTGGCACATTCATGTTCGATGAAGTTTTGACCGGTGTAATCGCAACCGGATACATAGCAGTGATCTTCATTGCCGGTGGTCTTGGAATTCTGCACCCGTTCAATGCAAACCTTGGTCCTGACGAGAAACAGGATCGTACACTTGCAACTGCCTTTGAGAAAGGTGCTATTGCAATGGTCGTTGCAGGAGTAGTAGCAAGTGTCAATGATGGAGCATCAGCAACCCTTACAATCCTTGTCGGATTGATCATATGGTATGTTGCTTTCTCAGAATTCTACAAGCGTGTAAAGAGAGATGCATTCAAGGTAACAGGTTCAGGGCTCTTACCTTCTAAGGAGGAATTGGAATGAGCATGGTTCACGTAGCCCCGGAAGCACATCTCGTGCTGGATCCCCTTACTTCTTTCCTCGCAGAGGAGAGAGAAGACGTAATATCCTATTCAATGGATCCTATTATGGCACAGCTTGACGAACTTGACTTGATAGCAGACGATCTTATAAACTCCCTTTCACCCGACATGCAATTAAAGAGCTCATTCCCGGGACGTGAGACCACAGCACTTAGTGCAGGTTTCTACGGAAATGCGTTCTACGGAATAATTGTGGGTCTTGGAGTTGCAGGATTGCTGCTTCTTGTTATGGGCGCATTAGGAGTGATGTAAAATGGCAACAAAAAGAGATGCTGCCCCGGGCTGGCCAATACTCAAAGGTGAGTATGATGTCGGAAATATCCAGGACAGTGTAGCTGTTATTACGTGTGGTTCACACCTTCCTGCCGGTCCTCAACTTGAAGCCGGCGCGGCAATCACAGGTCCATGTAAGACAGAGAACCTGGGTGCCGAGAAAGTAGTTGCACACATCATAGCTAACCCGAACATCAGATACTTTATAGTTACCGGAGCGGAGGTTAAAGGTCACATTACCGGACAGGCATTCGTTGCCCTTCACCAGAACGGTGTAAAGGACAACAGGATCGTCGGTGCAACCGGTGCGATCCCCTACATTGAAAACCTCAACGAGGAAGCTATCAAGAGATTCCAGGAACAGGTCGAAATAGTTGATTTCATCGGCACTGAAGATATGGATGCCATCGTTGCCAAGATCAAGGAATATGCATCCAAGGATGCTGATGCCTTTGATGCTGACCCGATGGTCATTGAAGTTGGTGAAGGAGGCGCTGAAGAAGAAGAAGTCGGCGGACTCAAGCCAATGGCAGCAGAACTGGCAACCGTCAGGAGCAGGATCCTGGAAATCGAAAAGGAAATGATGAGTATCGGTAACCTGAACAAGTTCCACTCAGGAGTACATGCAGGCAAGGTTGAAGGAATAATGATCGGACTTGCCATTACCCTTACACTGCTTGGAATGTTGTTGTTCGGAGGTAACTAACATGGCAGAAGAAGAATATGGAAAGGGAGTCCCGATGGTAATCGAGCCAAATATGGGACCCATCGAAGCCGTGGTTGAAGACATCCGTTACAGGGCTCAACTTATCGCAAGGAACCAGAAACTTGATTCAGGAGTATCTGCAGCCGGCGTAAGCGGTTTTATTGCAGGATTTGTCTTCGTCATAGTGATGGTAATCATACTCCCGATGTTCATCTGGAGCGTGATCTAAAATGAGTGAAGCAAGCGACAAGATACCAAGCGTAGTCGTAGACCCTGCAGATTTCAATGAGGTACTTGAGAAACTCAACAATATTGATGAGAAGATCGAGTTCGTAAACAGTGAAGTTGCTCAGCGCATTGGTAAAAAGGTAGGAAGAGACATAGGAATTTTATACGGAGCAGTAGCCGGGATCATTATGTTCCTGTTATACCTTCTGTTCCTCGCACCTATGCTCAACATCTAAAAAGAGGTATTCATATGTTCAGATTTGATAAGAAACAAGAAGTATTCGAGGTAGGCGGGGTCAAATTTGGTGGCCAGCCAGGACAATATCCGACAGTACTTATAGGAACGATGTTCTACAACAGGCACAAGATCGTGACTGATGAAGACAAGGGTGTCTTCGATGTAGAGGCCGCAAACAATCTCTGGCAGGGAATGGTTGACATGGGAGAAGTTACAGGAAACCCAATCGTAAACCAGATCGTCGGAGAGACACCGGAAGCTATCAAGAAGTATATTGACTGGTTCATTGAAGTAGATGATAAGACACCATTCCTTATCGACTCTTCAGCCGGTGATGTTCGTGCAGCTGCAGCAGAGTACGTAACAGAGATAGGTGTTGCTGACAGAGCTATCTACAACTCAATCAACGCCAGTGTTCACGCAGACGAAATACAGGCTATTGCAGACAGTGACATAGACAGTTCAATCGTCCTCGCGTTCAACGCAACAGACCCAAGCGTAAAAGGTAAGCTCGAGATCCTTGAGACCGGTGGTACCGGACAGGAGAAGGGTATGCTTGAGATCGCAAAGGAATGTGGCATCACAAAGCCACTTGTCGATGTAGCAGCAACCCCACTCGGAGCAGGTTCCGGTGCGTCCATGAGATCAGTTATTGCCATCAAAGGACACTTCGGACTGCCTGTTGGCGGTGGATACCACAACATGGCATCTGCATGGGACTGGATGAAGACATACAAGAAGCAGTTCGAGACAAAAGAGCAGAGACAGGCAATCTACATGCCAACCGATATCGGCACAAACCTTGTGTCACAGATAATCGGATCGAACTTCCAGCTCTTCGGTCCTATCGAGAACACCGACAAAGTGTTCCCTGCAACTGCAATGGTTGACATTATGCTTGCAGAGACTGCAAAGGAACTCGGCCTTGAAATAATGGACGAGGACCACCCGATCAACAAGCTGGTTTAAGCAAACCAGCCTCTTTTTTCTTTTTTAGAATTAGTATATTATCAGCAAGCACGCGAAGCTATGCAAAACTGTTTTTTTACAATTTAATATAAAAAAAGATCGGAACCGGAATTTACGGATTTAGTGTTTTCTCAGGTTCCTGGGATGGCCTACCCCTACGATCATCAGTTTTGTTTCCAGGGGATCATGTTTCCAGTCCTCAGGAGAGAATGTTTTCATATTTACTTTAATCTCAAGGACTTCCTTGCTTACCCCGCAATCACCCATGTATTCAAGGATCAGCTTTTTTCCGAGCTCTTTTGAATAGGCCACCGCTTCATTATATGTTTCGAACTCTTCCCTTCCGGTAGGAGTAAAGTTAAGGTAGCCTTCATCGGGATCTGCAATAGAGATCGGCCGGATAAAGAACTCCAGCCTCTTGATCCCCTTCCCAAAAAGCGCACCGGCAGCATTTCCCACTTCAGCATGGTCAGGAACAAGGATTTCAGCATCAATCACCCTGCCCAGCTCTTCACTGAGAGCTCCCACCGGCCCTCCAAGCAGGACAACAGGGACATCCATTTTAAATCTTGCAGGAAACTGACCATCAACTATCCTCTCGATACCTGATCTGTCCACGTCCTGCAGGATAAATGACATGAGATTAGAGGCCATGTTCTTTGCAACCATGTTCTTGACCCTGGAACAGAATTCGATCTTCTCCATCTTGTTCAGGCTGGCAAGCTTTCCGGCTCCAACAGCCGAGGCATCGGCATCCCACCGGTAATAATCTCCGAGAACATGCAAAGCATCCGTGGGTGTAAAGCCAACAGGCTGGATCAGTCTTTTATGAATAAGGGAGTCAAGAACGATAGTTGAGGGATATCTTGTTGAAACCGCTGCAATCTCATTAAGTGACACAGGCTCGTCACCGATAGCCTCAAAAACTGCCGCCTCGAACCTGTTCATATCCGTTGACTCAAAGCCGGACCTCATGAAGAATTTGGTCGGCTGTATATTGCTGTCAAGAACACTTCTTCGGGGAGTGATATTTTTCTTCAATTTATCAAGAAAATCCGGATACCTGGCAGAAGCCACACAGAGCGGGATAACTCTTCTGGGACCGATGAATATTTTCCT
The window above is part of the Methanolobus zinderi genome. Proteins encoded here:
- a CDS encoding hydantoinase/oxoprolinase family protein; the encoded protein is MQFSLGIDAGGTYTDVILVRDSDGSVVSSGKALTTYPDLITGIRNAIDNLEQEHLDNVSLVSVSTTLATNTVLEDTGSPVALILVGEHSMKGDFPARHITRVEGGHTFNGEENVSLEIEKVKEFAGKVKDDVAAFAVSSFFSIRNPEHENMIRDVVHELTGMPVVCGHELSQDLGAYERAVTASLNAQLLPISDQFIKSVLKEIERRDIDAKLLMLKCDGTVVGLRDALEKPVESIFSGPAASLVGASYLSGRDTCAVIDVGGTSTDVSAIYDGVPELTDAGAMVGGWKTRVRATRMETSAMGGDSHVWTRSRKIFIGPRRVIPLCVASARYPDFLDKLKKNITPRRSVLDSNIQPTKFFMRSGFESTDMNRFEAAVFEAIGDEPVSLNEIAAVSTRYPSTIVLDSLIHKRLIQPVGFTPTDALHVLGDYYRWDADASAVGAGKLASLNKMEKIEFCSRVKNMVAKNMASNLMSFILQDVDRSGIERIVDGQFPARFKMDVPVVLLGGPVGALSEELGRVIDAEILVPDHAEVGNAAGALFGKGIKRLEFFIRPISIADPDEGYLNFTPTGREEFETYNEAVAYSKELGKKLILEYMGDCGVSKEVLEIKVNMKTFSPEDWKHDPLETKLMIVGVGHPRNLRKH